DNA from Leptospira harrisiae:
TCAAAGGCCTTGGTTTGGAAGATGCCATCAATTTTAAAAACGATTTGATGGAATACACTTCGGTCAAACAAATCAATGACCGTAAAACAGAAATGAATGGATCAGAATGGGAACTGACTTATCCTGGAAAAGAGTCTATGTTTGCAGAAGAGCTCATGTATAAAAAAGATTCGAGTTTCCGTTTTTTAAGTAGCAAAACTTTAAGCATCAATAGTTCCAAACGTGGAGTTGTGGAAGCTGAGTTTAGAAATAAATAACAAGTAAATTCAAAATTCAAGAACCCGCAGAGAGAAAGGAAATGATCTCTGTGGGATCAAATGGTTTAGAAAAGTAACGAGCCACTTTTTTTTCTGATATTGCCGTTTGGATTTCCGGTGTTAGATCATATCCCGTTAAAATACAATAAGTGATATTGGGCCGAATGTTTTTGGCTTCTGTGATAAATTCCAAACCGCTCATCTCTGGCATCCTCATATCACTAATCACAAACTGTACATCCAAATTTTCATTCAGTTCTTCCATTGCTTCTTTACCCGACTTAGCAACGATTACATCAAACTCATTTTTAAAATAATCTCGAAACAAATACAAATTGAGGATTTCATCATCAACATAGAGCAGCTTACGTTTTCGATTCGAATCGTTCATTTTGGTAAAGGAAGTTTGATAAAAAACTTGGTACCCTTCCTCCACTCGGATTCTATTTCAATCAAACCTTCATGGTCTTTGATGATTTTATATGCAATGGACAACCCAAGGCCGACACCCTTACCCGGTTCTTTAGTCGTAAAAAATGGATTTCGAATGAGGTTTAAATGTTCGTCTCGAATTCCCATTCCTGAATCCGTAATGACAATCACTGCAAAGGGATCTTCCAAGTAAGATTGAATTCCCAAGGTTCCAGGATTTCCTTCCATGGCTTGGATGCCGTTAGTCATTATGTTTAAACATA
Protein-coding regions in this window:
- a CDS encoding response regulator; translated protein: MNDSNRKRKLLYVDDEILNLYLFRDYFKNEFDVIVAKSGKEAMEELNENLDVQFVISDMRMPEMSGLEFITEAKNIRPNITYCILTGYDLTPEIQTAISEKKVARYFSKPFDPTEIISFLSAGS